The Malus sylvestris chromosome 8, drMalSylv7.2, whole genome shotgun sequence genomic interval TTGTTGAGGTTAGTGCTACTATTGAAGTAGATTGTGATGATACTTAAGGTGCACGGTACATCACTGGCCGTGTTCTTTGGATCTTTAACCTCAATCTTCTAGCACAATGGTGGGATAATTATGAGCTAGTTTGCTGAAACTTTGACCATTTTCAGGGGAAATTATATCTGCTGCTTCTTGGAACCACAGCACTTAGTCTGGTATAAAAATTCTCTCTGTTCAGTGTTATAacgtgatttttttttagttcgTTCTTGTTACTTATCTACCTAGCTGTCATTTTTTGCCTTAATGCATGTGGTTTTGTTGATGAAAAGGGAGTTAGATCACCCGAGCATTATATATGTGAATATGGTCATGTATATTGATCACATCTCGTATACTAGTTTTATGACGCAAATATTTTCTGAAATCTGTTGTAGGTGACCACTCCTTTTCTATTCAAGCTAATTCCTGGTTTAGTGCATCTTGGTGTGCTTTTAAGATGGTTCCCTCCCGATGGTGCTGTTGAGGTATTGACTTAAACTCAATTTTAGAAATGGTTCCATACAACTTGATCGAAATCAACAATTCCACGCTCGCATTACATCTTTATCTTGACGTCTCTTACATATGTTTGACAACTTCAGATTGGGTTTAAAGGAGAAAACCTTCGCTCAGAAAGTGGCAAACAACGCGTTATTTTGATGGTCCGAGAATCACATGATTCGTGATCTCTGTATAAAGGACGCTGTAAAGGCAATCTCCGGCTTACCCAAAATGTTTTACTCCAGCCACATTTGGGGATTGGAGTTGAAGGAGTTAACTATTATCTTTACTTCTCATACAAGTCGACTCCGGAGTAATTTTCCGTTCACATTACCGGCCCAAGCCAACGGTTCAAATCGAGCCTCAGTAATGGAAGAACGAGACTAACTGCTGAAAGAAGAAACACATGATGCTCTCTACCTTTATAATATTCATTTTTTCCAACTGTTACTTGATTTTTTTGGAATTGTAACATAAttttttcttgtaatttttttCCCCTTCCCCCCTCTCTGGCTAGTGTAGAATTTTGGATACATCAAGTAATCTGTATATCATACCTCCTTTCTTTCTCTAAGCTTAATTGCAAACACACACTAAATTAAATGGGGTTTCTTTCCTTATGCAATTTCAATTTCCATAGGTGTCGACATGTGACCTTGAAACAAGCACTGGTAACCACCATCGATATATTACGTAGACCGGAGGAATTTTTGACTCGTCACTGTTTGTATATAAGCATGTGTTTATTGCTCTCATCTTCTAATGATTAGGTTGTCTGAATATGTGATTAGTTGAACTCACATAAGTATGAAACTATGTAGTCTCCTCTTGTTTTTTAGAGTGAAAAGACCTAAATAATTACTAGGGTACGGTTGTTTGTGACAAAAATAATCAGCTATATGTCACTTAGTGGGTTGACTTTATAAATATTAGGACGCTACCTTACTCGGTTTTGCGTCAACTATTCTGTTAAGTATTTTATATTTGTTCTTAAAGTCTATTTCTAAGTTTTCCCCTTCCTCTTTTCCTTGAGCCTCCGTTTCTcaatcgcatcttctaactgCAGCATCTGTAGGTCTTTGGTTCATGTGTCCAAATCACcttaactgattttctctcatcttatcttcaattacGATGTTCCTACTTTATCTCAGATATCCTTGTTCTTAATCTTATTATTTATCGTGTGAGAATAAATGTATATGGATAAGTTGGTCTGTGAATCTGTGATACAGGTGTATACAACTTTTTAAACTGTTTGTGTATAAAACTTAGTGATAGTGTTTTTTCttgagaaatgttaaggatACTCACAATAGTGTGACTTTTTATATACTCCCTGTCAACTCATCTTTttgacacaatattttataatattggcaCGAAAATTATGTCAAAAAGATAAAGTGACGAAAAGTCCACGGATAAATCCACTATTGAGAGAGTCTACTTAATTAGCATTTTGCTTCTTTCTAATCTACTATTAATTATTTACTCTTCTTTCTTGGTTGGGGAAATGGTGTGCGGTCATCAAACGGGAAGCCCCTATATTCGACAATATTTTTTCAGAATTCCCGCATCCCAAGCTCTTCCTTCTTGCGTGAAGATGTAGAAGATGACGGCGGTGTTGAAGCCGAAGCTGCTACAAGTGAAtcagatgaggaagaagaagatagcAGATCAAGTTGGACCCCAATGAGCTCGAGGCCACCACCAGAATGTATATTCAGCTGcctcgtggtggtggtgttggCGGCGGCGGAAGTCCTTGAATTGTAACCCGTATTCCCACACCATGAGCATTTTCTGCCCATCTCAGAAAGGGGGTCGCACTGACCAGGTCCGGACGACTGTTTACCAAAAATACAGGTCTCCACATGAGACCATGTATGGGGTTGACGCCTGCCCAATGCCGGAAGGGCGTCATCGCACATGTCCCTGGCTTGGGACGACCCCCATTTACGATTTTGTTTTACTTGTTTATAAAGTATATGTATATTTGAAGTTGCACCAATTAACTGAATTGAGTTCTTAGCTGAAGTATTCTCACACTTTTTTTATCTATATACAGATCCAACTAGTTCAAATACCACAAGGGcatatttttatgtaatttttattttttattttttgtttttgtttttaaaagcAAAGAGTTTTGAACACTAAACATAAGAGATGCAAATAGGTACATAACCATCATACCGTGCTTTATTAAGGGATGCAAATAGGTACATAACCATAACACaataaaacaatataaaatataaaggaaaaatATTTCAACTAAAATTTTAGACTTGATAAGGTTCTCCGTTTGAATCTCGCATATGATCTCCGAATCGTGATCGTCCGTGCCAGTACTGTCAGTAGATAATAAACATTAGATTTAGAACTCATCATTATATTTTATCCCGAAATCGTACGATAAGATCTAACTAGTTACTTTCCAACCTTGTTTTAAGTTTGATGATGAATTAGAAAGGACCACAAATCCATTCCGACAACAGAAAATATTAGTGTATTGCATGTGCTTTGTTGAATTTTCATCTTTCTTGAATCTTCCAATAATTTATAGCTAGTAGGGTTGATGATTaccttatcatttttttttggatcaaagattactttatagtatcTTCACCAAAATGTGCAGACCAATTAattaataggaaaactaatgaaaagggtttgaaaactttgagatttaatgataaagacaaaataaatgataaagtgaatagtaccaggattgactttttagtgtaaaaatgtggtttttcgttaaaatgaacagtaccggatgcttttcgttaaagttcccttaattaattacttaattaacTTTCTTTAATcgagaaatgataagaaaaTTATCTTAAAGTGAAACTTTTCATTGATTTTCTTAAAATAGAACTTTCTTCGAATTCTTTATTATCTcgaaatttaatattaatttttatgtcAATGTTATAAAATATTTTGCTAAAAATATGAGATAAGAAGAGTCTAGCGTCTCATTTTTTGGAGAATGACTTTAAGAAACTTAAACTAAAGTATAAaacaagattttttttaaaaaatctggaaaatgaaaaaaattattcaacgTCATAGATTTCAGCATACCGCCATACATTTAAAAAAATctggaaaatgaaaaaaattattcaacgTCATAGATTTCAGCATACCGCCATACATGCAGAGGCTGAGCTATATGTTATctgtttcctttcttcttttctctccaCTTTGCGTGAAACCATGACCCCCACCCAGATGAACACAGCTGCATGGCCACCATACAAGTTGAGTAGTTGTTGCACCATTTCTGTTGTATTATATAAAATACTAAAAAATTTAAGttcgtttgaaagtgtttttaaaattgatGAAAACACTGTTGGTGAAATgctttttaacccaattcataGTAGGTAAATCATGAAAAAACACTTAAGTGTTTCATACAAAAAGCACATAATCGGCGCTTTTTGCATGAAGCACTTACAATGCTTTTAGAAcctaaaatattttctttaagtgttttcaattattttaaaagcacgtTCAAGCAAACTCTTTATGTGCAAGATGTCCGTCAGGTAATAAATGACGGAGTTTATATCTATAATTGATACTTGTCAATACATTTTGTGGTAAACACGTTTACTGATGTTTTGGCAATATATCAACAATTAATCTATCAATTAACAAATATTGAACAGTTGTGTAGAGAAGAACTGAATAATCCACGATCAAtttattacaaaagaaaatgtcAAAAGATTTGCCGTGTTTCGGAATAAAATCCAAGAACCCCACGACTGCATCATAACTAACAGCCTACCACCGTATCACACTACGCAACATGTTCAAACCAAAAAGCATATAAAGTGTTCTATCCCTTTCATCAAATATTGCAACCAACAACAACACACCATAACCACAACACAGGTAGCTCAATAGTTCGAGACAACTTTcaggtttatattttaaatgaCACATTCTGGGTTTAAATTTGGCGTTGGTAAACTATACGATGGTGGTTAGTGAAAACTGAAATGTTTGTGCGAGTTTTCCCAACCTTTAGAAAAGTAGATTGATGTGACAAAGCCACAAActaatctttttttcttttaaaaaaaaaaaaccagcacATAGTAACTTCATTCGTATTTATTGCTGGACAAGCCTTAAAATAATGAACAACTTGATGTACGGCTAAAGATTCATTTTTTAAGGATTCAATAACGAAGAATTCCGTGTCAAATCTGAACAAAGTCCATACTAGACGAACTTTGAAACTGATAAATCACTATAACGAAAATTGTAAAGACATAAAAAGGAGTTTACAACTGAGTTGGCTCTCTTGATTtcgatttcaattttcattatcgtttgttaaaaagaaaaaaatattagcGAGACATTTATCTCTTTTTTGTGTATGGGTTCGCAAAAAATAGACCAACTTTGATAAAAGCTGAAATTACATATCACGCGGGAGTCTGTTAGAGTAGTCACATGATCCACGGATCTCCAGCTTGCCTTTTCAACGATTGCGACTACTCCGCCCTCCGTTTACAGTCCTTTTgtcctttttcttgttttaccTTATCTACCCCCGCCTTTTTCCATATTTACATGCATGCCCCTCCCAAAATTATCACCAACTATTGCTAATCCAATCTTGATTGTCTCAAAAACTATTTGATCTCATAGACTAATCAAGACAATTAACATGCATGCATCaatccaaaagaagatgatgacaCGTATGTTTTGAAACACAAGTATTAATCTTGCTCCTAATCATGAGTGACAAATTAAATAAACTTACGAGTAAGAGATTTCAAGTTCAATTTTTATAAATGGctagtttaaaatttttaatcaaCACAAAAATAGTAAGTTAAAGTCAACCCCAAACCAATAAATCTCTTTTGCTTTGCAAAGTGTCGTGAGAAAAATATCTTTTACACTCAGTTTTACCCTTGTtttgaaaataagttttttCAACAACACAAACCCATAACCTTTGAGTCACAAAGAAACAACTTTTTTATTGTGCCAAATCTTGTAAATGAATACCAATCTATTATGCTCATCACCTATTGCACGACTTACCCCAAATTCCTCACTACAATACTATAAAATATCGTtgtatacaaaaataaaataacttaTAAACTCTTATAACACCATTAAGAAATAAAACACCATTAAAGTAAAAGTAAATAATTTGATAACGTACGCCAgaatttctattaaaaaaatgagatttgattttgaaaactagggtattaataaacaatatatatgaAGTGCTCAACTTCGAATGATGAAAAGATTAATAATCACTCTCCCAACTTGTATGTATTCTAATATTATTCTAACCACTATAAAGTATTATTCATATTTCATATATAAACAACATCGTGTTATTTACACACTTATTCTTACAACTCACGCATTCTTATTAGTTATGATGTCAATTTATTCGATCgaagataaaaaattaaaataaatatctgaaaaataaaaaatagatttgTGGATATTGCTATGCTACCCTATAACAATCCTTTCATGAAATCACCACCTCATGTTCATCTACTTGCAACCTTTTTATACCATCAAATTTTGGGCATTGCGGTTGTCCCATTCCAATAAGATAAATCCAACCAGGCATGACCTTTCCCAATATAGTTATGGGAGGGTCCACACCCATAATTCTCTTCATTTGGAATTAAACaccttaattaaaaaaatatagtagaaTAAAATATGTGTATCAAGGGCATATCTGTCCTAAAAGAAAAATACCTTCAAGCATAAATGCGCCCCCCTCTCGTGTTCATATGATGGTTCACTAGCCCTAGAACCACCAGATCTCATTCAttatcttcttctccttctgtgCTCTAACTAATTTTGTGTTGATTTTTCACACGTGTGAGCACAGAAAACATGGATGCTAGCTCCGCTCCCCCATATGGTCTAACCCTAGCTGAGTTTTCCGAGCTCGAGAACCTCATCGACACGTACCACAAATTCGAGCCGTCGCCGAACACATGCACGTCGCTAATAACGCAGAAAATCGAAGCTCCGGCGCAGCAGGTTTGGCCATTGGTCCGGAGCTTCGACAGCCCTCACAGATACAAGCACTTTATCAAGAGCTGCAACATGAAAGGCGACGGCGGAGTTGGGAGCATAAGGGAGGTGACGGTGGTTTCGGGGCTTCCGGCGTCGACGAGCACCGAGAGGCTGGAGATTTTGGACGACGAGAAGCACATAATAAGCTTTAGGGTTGTGGGAGGGGAGCACAGGCTTAATAACTATAGGTCTGTTACTTCGGTCAATGAGTTCGTTAACTGCAAAGGCGAGGAGGGGGATAATCAGGTTTACTCGATTGTTTTGGAGTCGTATGTGGTGGACATACCAGAAGGGAACACCGAGGAGGATACAAAGATGTTTGTGGACACTGTGATCAAGTTGAACTTGCAAAAGCTTGGGGTGATGGCTATGGCGGCGAATCTGCATGGCAGTACTGGGGGAGGACATGATCAATCATAAATTGC includes:
- the LOC126631814 gene encoding abscisic acid receptor PYL2-like, yielding MDASSAPPYGLTLAEFSELENLIDTYHKFEPSPNTCTSLITQKIEAPAQQVWPLVRSFDSPHRYKHFIKSCNMKGDGGVGSIREVTVVSGLPASTSTERLEILDDEKHIISFRVVGGEHRLNNYRSVTSVNEFVNCKGEEGDNQVYSIVLESYVVDIPEGNTEEDTKMFVDTVIKLNLQKLGVMAMAANLHGSTGGGHDQS